In one window of Eubalaena glacialis isolate mEubGla1 chromosome 13, mEubGla1.1.hap2.+ XY, whole genome shotgun sequence DNA:
- the LOC133103489 gene encoding large ribosomal subunit protein uL6-like, translating to MCSILSVQTINTPENVDITLKGHTVIVKGPRGTLWRVFNHINVELGLLGKRKRFRGDEWWGNRKDLAIAGTICSHIQNTIKGVTLGFRYKMRSLNSHFPVHTIIQKNSLLVEIQNFLGKKYIRRVRMRPGIACSLSQAQKDELVLEGGGSECLSNSAAWIYEPQQLKTRISEKFLDGIYVSEKGTVQQTNE from the coding sequence CAGACTATTAACACTCCAGAAAACGTGGACATCACTCTGAAGGGACACACGGTTATTGTGAAGGGCCCCAGGGGCACCCTGTGGAGGGTCTTCAATCACATTAATGTAGAACTCGGCCTCCTTGGAAAGAGAAAGAGGTTCCGGGGTGACGAATGGTGGGGAAACAGAAAGGACCTGGCTATCGCTGGCACTATCTGTAGTCACATACAGAACACGATCAAGGGTGTCACACTGGGCTTCCGCTACAAGATGCGGTCTCTGAACTCTCACTTCCCCGTCCACACTATCATTCAAAAGAATAGTCTTCTGGTTGAAATCCAAAATTTCTTGGGCAAAAAATACATCCGCAGGGTTCGGATGAGGCCAGGCATCGCCTGTTCACTATCTCAAGCCCAGAAAGATGAGTTAGTTCTTGAAGGAGGTGGCAGTGAATGTCTATCAAACTCGGCTGCTTGGATTTACGAGCCACAACAGTTAAAAACAAGGATATCAGAAAAATTTTTGGATGGTATCTATGTTTCTGAAAAAGGAACAGTTCAGCAGACCAATGAATAA